TCGCCGGCCCGCGGCGCCTCGGTCTGCTGGTTTACGGCGCGCGCGCGACCGTCGAACCGTCAACGCTTCGTTCGATCGCGAACGTGGCTTCGTCGAGCGGGCAGCTTTGCCAAGGCTGGTTGGATCTGGAAACATCGGCCGGGCGACCGGCCCGCTGGATCCGCGAGCGGGCGGATTTGCTGCTCGCCCCCGCGGCCGGCCGCCTGTTCGTGGACGCGCTGACGCCGGCCGGTTTGTCCCCGCGGCGGCTTGCGGTCGTGCTCGACGGCGACGCGCTGGGCGCCCAGCCGGTGCCCGGCGACGGGCGCTGGCATCGACTGACCTATCCGGTCGCGAAAAACATCACCGGCGAAGCGGCGATCGTTGTGCTGACGGTGGAAGGGGCAAGCCCGGCCGACGGCGACGACTTGCCGCATCCCCGGCGGTTCGGCGTTCAGGTGGCGGAAATCGGGTTGGCGGACTAGTCGGCCGGTTTTTCGGCCAGCAACTCGTTGACCATGGAATAGAAGTGTTTGTCGTCCCAGTTGCGCGGGCCGATGAAACCCTGCCGGATGATCCCCCGCCGGTCGATCAGGTAAGTGGTCGGAAATCCGGTGATCTGGTAAGCCAGCGCCGTTTTTTGGGACGGATCGTGGAAGATCGAAAAAGTGAGCGGTTCGACCGCGCGCGATTTATTGAAGTCTTCGACGAATTTCTTTACTTCCTTGGTTTCCGACTCGTCGCACGACACGGCCACGACGCGAAAATCGGGATTGCCGTCGAATTTCTTGGCCAGGTCCTGGATGCTAGGCAATTCCTGGACGCACGGTTTGCACCAAGTCGCCCAGAAGTTCAGGAAAACGACCTTGCCCTTGAGATCGGCCAGCGAGAGCTTGGCGCCGTCCAGGCCGGTGACCTGAAAATCGGGAGCCACCGAATTTTTACCGGTGACGCTTTTACCGCAACCGTAGCCGCCGCCGAACACGGCCTTGAGCATGAACAGCGCCAACACCGCGAAGACCAGCAAGTAGAGCCGAAAATCCGCGTACCAGGGCGTCGTCGCGCCAGCCGATTTATTTCGTTGCTCGTTCATGATCGTGCCTTTCGCCAATAAAAACAGGGCAGAGATTGAAAGATCCCTGCCCCGCTATTCTATCACGAACCCACGCAACAATCGCTATTCGGTTTTTTCTTCCTTCTCGGCCGGCGCTTCTTCCGGCGCGGAAGCTTCCACGGCCGCCGGTTCGGCGGTTTCCGCGGCTACCGCTTCCTCGGCCGGGGCTTTTTCGGCCTTGGCCTTGCCGCGGCGCGCGGCGGGCTTGGCCTTGGGTTTGGCCTTCTTTTTGGCCGCGCCCTTCTTTTCGGCTTCGCCTTCCTCGGCGGCACCCAGCAATTCGATGAGGCTCACCGCGGCGCCGTCGCCCCGCCGATAACCCACCTTGATGATACGGGTGTAACCGCCGGGCCGTTCGGCAAAGCGTTCGGCCAGTTCCTCGAACAACTTCTTGACGGCCGCGCTTTCGCGAATGAACGACAACGCCTGGCGGCGCAGATGCAACTGCCTCACCGCGGCGTGCGGGTCGCCGGCCAGGCCGAAGGCCCGGGCGCGTTTGCCGAGGGTAATCATCCGCTCGACATAGCGACGCAGTTCTTTCGCTTTTTCGTCCGTCGTCTTGATCCGCTCGTGAAGAATCAGACTGGTCGTCATGTTGCGCCACATCGCCGTGCGATGGGCCGACGTCCGGCTGAATTTACGTCCGCGTTTGAGGTGACGCATCGTTCCCCTTCCTCGTTATCGCTATTCCGCCTGTTTTTCGTCGGGTTCTTCCGGATATTGCCAGCTCGGGATTTTCATCCCCAGGGCCAAACCCATCTCCGACAAAATTTCCTTGATTTCGTTGAGCGACTTCCGGCCGAAGTTCTTCGTCTTGAGCATTTCGGCTTCGGTCTTCTGCACCAACTCGCCGATGTAGCGGATGTTGGCGTTTTTCAGACAATTGGCGCTGCGCACCGACAGCTCCAGTTCCTCGACCGAACGATTGAGATTTTCGTTCAGCGATTCGTCTTCTTCCTCGATGATTTCCTCGTAGACTTCTTCTTCCTCGTCGAAGTTGATGAAGACGGAGAACTGTTCCTTGAGCACCTTGGCCGCCACGGCGATGGCGTCTTCCGGTTTGATCGAGCCGTCGGTCCAGATTTCGAGGATCAACCGGTCGTAGTCCGTGCGCCGGCCGACGCGCGCGTTGGTCACCTGATAGTTGCAACGGACGATCGGGCTGAAGTTCGCATCCAGCATGATCGTGCCGATGGGCACTTCTTCCTCGACCAGGTATTCGGTCGGCACGTAGCCGCGACCGGCGCGCACTTCCAGTTCCATGTTGAGCACCGCGCCCTTGGAGAGGGTCGCGATGATCTGGTTGGCGTTAAGCACCTGGACGTTGGGATCGCCGCTGATATCGCCGGCGGTGACTTTTTTCTCGCCTTTGACGTTGAGCCGCAGCTTCCGGGTTTCCGGCGTGGGCATCGCCAGGCGGACCTGCTTGAGGTTAAGGCAGATGTCGGTGATGTCTTCCTTGATGCCCGGCAGCGTCGTGAATTCGTGCGCCGCGCCCTCGATCTGCACGGAGGTGATGGCGCAGCCTTGCAACGTGGAGAGCAGCACGCGCCGCAACGCGTTGCCCAGAGTGGTGCCGAAGCCCCGCTCCAGCGGCTCGACGATGAACCGGCCATAATTCGCGACTACGCCTTCGCCGACGATCCGTTTCGGACGGATGAGATCACGCCACACATGGTACATTGTATCAACTCCCAGTTCGGGTTGATGATTCCGGTGTTATTTCGAATACAATTCGACGATCAGCTTTTCGTTGATCGTGCCGCCGATTTCCTCGCGGCTCGGAATCGACTTGATCTCGCCCTCGAACGCTTCGGGACGGATTTCCAGCCAGTTCGGGATCGGACGGCGAGGCAGCGCGGACAACGCTTCGGCGATATGCGGGATCTTCCGGCTACCTTCGCGCACTGCAACCACATCGCCCGGTTTGACGACATAGCTGGGAATGTTGACTTTGCGACCGTTGACTTGGAAATGGCCGTGGCGAACCAGCGACCGCGCCTGGCGGCGGCTGGCGGCGAAGCCCATGCGGTACACCGTGTTGTCCAGGCGCCGTTCGAGCAAGCCCAGCAGGTTGTCGCCGGTGATGCCCTTCATCCGTTCGGCGCGCTGGAAATGCAATTGAAATTGACGCTCCACCAGGCCGTAAATCCGCTTGGCCTTTTGTTTTTCACGCAACTGGGTGCCGTAATCGCTGGTCTTGCCGCGGCGTTGCCAATGCACGCCCGGGATCTGTTCCTTGCGCCGTTCGAAGGCGCATTTATCGGTAAAGCAGCGTTCACCCTTCAACATCAGCTTC
This Myxococcales bacterium DNA region includes the following protein-coding sequences:
- a CDS encoding TlpA family protein disulfide reductase, producing MNEQRNKSAGATTPWYADFRLYLLVFAVLALFMLKAVFGGGYGCGKSVTGKNSVAPDFQVTGLDGAKLSLADLKGKVVFLNFWATWCKPCVQELPSIQDLAKKFDGNPDFRVVAVSCDESETKEVKKFVEDFNKSRAVEPLTFSIFHDPSQKTALAYQITGFPTTYLIDRRGIIRQGFIGPRNWDDKHFYSMVNELLAEKPAD
- the rplQ gene encoding 50S ribosomal protein L17, with translation MRHLKRGRKFSRTSAHRTAMWRNMTTSLILHERIKTTDEKAKELRRYVERMITLGKRARAFGLAGDPHAAVRQLHLRRQALSFIRESAAVKKLFEELAERFAERPGGYTRIIKVGYRRGDGAAVSLIELLGAAEEGEAEKKGAAKKKAKPKAKPAARRGKAKAEKAPAEEAVAAETAEPAAVEASAPEEAPAEKEEKTE
- a CDS encoding DNA-directed RNA polymerase subunit alpha translates to MYHVWRDLIRPKRIVGEGVVANYGRFIVEPLERGFGTTLGNALRRVLLSTLQGCAITSVQIEGAAHEFTTLPGIKEDITDICLNLKQVRLAMPTPETRKLRLNVKGEKKVTAGDISGDPNVQVLNANQIIATLSKGAVLNMELEVRAGRGYVPTEYLVEEEVPIGTIMLDANFSPIVRCNYQVTNARVGRRTDYDRLILEIWTDGSIKPEDAIAVAAKVLKEQFSVFINFDEEEEVYEEIIEEEDESLNENLNRSVEELELSVRSANCLKNANIRYIGELVQKTEAEMLKTKNFGRKSLNEIKEILSEMGLALGMKIPSWQYPEEPDEKQAE
- the rpsD gene encoding 30S ribosomal protein S4, whose product is MSRYTGPACRLCRREGEKLMLKGERCFTDKCAFERRKEQIPGVHWQRRGKTSDYGTQLREKQKAKRIYGLVERQFQLHFQRAERMKGITGDNLLGLLERRLDNTVYRMGFAASRRQARSLVRHGHFQVNGRKVNIPSYVVKPGDVVAVREGSRKIPHIAEALSALPRRPIPNWLEIRPEAFEGEIKSIPSREEIGGTINEKLIVELYSK